The genomic stretch GAATTTCGCCCATCACAGGCGTTACGGTCTCGATTGGCGTATAACAGGAAGGCGAACACTGTGTACGAATCACACTTGGAGCGCTCTGGGAAGCTCCAGATTATATGGTGGCATCCTTTAATGGATTGTAAATGTACGGAAAATCGCTGGGTTTTGTCTCCGCCGTTGGATCCGAATGTTATCGGAAAATACATGGAGTTAAACGAGGGTTATCCAGAGGACCATGGTGTCGAAACTTACCTGGTGGTTGACACTGAAGAAAATAATCCAAGTCTGTTCTTCGTCATTAGACATTTTGCTAGACAGGACGGGATTCAATGGGAGACTAAAGATATCGAATTGTATAAGATTGATTTAGAGGGAGATGGGAAGCTGGAACGTGTAGAGTCCATAGGTGATCAGGCGCTCTTTATCGGAAGAAATAGCGAGCCATTTTTCATTTCAACTCACAAATGTTCAGGGCTCAAGCCGAATTGTGTGTATGTTGCTGAGGATCTCGGTTACTATGACTTGGAAACAAAAAGCATTACACCATTTCTTTCTCTTGGGGATCTTGCCAACATTCGTCCTCATGTTTATTGGGTTGCTCCTCCCTATTCTTATGTTTGATATTTTTCTACTTTCCTATAAGGCATACGGAGACACCTCCAATTCAACTAGGTGTTTGCGTTTGATTAGAATACTTTTCATGATAAAATAAACGTTTAGTAATGCCTTTAGATTTTATCTGTACAATTCTAGCTACGGAGTAATTGTTAATTGCATAAAGATTGAATTGATGTTCTTATTATGGCTTTTATTCCTTATGTTCTATCGAGTATgttttgtgttgttgttgttgttgttgttaaaccACTTATACTAAATAAGTCATCCATGGGTGACAGACTCGAAGTCTAGAAGGCATAACCTCAGGCCATATACACTTCACAAGATTGCCCTTGGAGAGGCTTGAACCTCAGCCCCTTGGGAATTTCAACCAAGTTTCAACCATTTTCAATACTTGCTCTCGTGATTAGATATAGTCGATTCTTACTAATATTTTTATCAATTGTTACTGTAATATTGTAAGAACTTCGTTGTCCAAGAAAATATATGTTGTGAATTTGCTTCTGTTTCATACCGCCTCTTCCATTCCTTTCAATTTTCTCTTTTTGTTTTAGTCTGCTCATACAAAAATACGTTCCAACAAACAAGAATAGCAAGCCGTTCACATTCTACCGACTTACAGTAGTACCACAAATAAGACTATACATCTAGATGTATATGAGCATGGTGCATGCAATACAAACCTAATTGAGCTTATATGCAATCTTTTCGAGCTTTTAAATTTTTTTgagttacattttaattttttaaatgtcaaaattaaaatctaattgagcttatatgtattatttttgagtttcattataaTATATTGAGTTTAAAATGTTTATAAAGGCGCTCAGATTCTTTTCTATGAAGCTCGTAAAATATACATATAAACTCAAATCCTTTATTATAAAGCTCGAAACCTATACAACCAGATGTATACAACTAGCTGTAAAGTCTATTAATTGtagtattactccctccgtcctggatttgttgtccttttctattttgggtgtctcagtcaattgttgtactttctattttaagattgcacttgatgaacaatttgatcattcacactcaagtTGATCCACTTGTTATCTTATAATTGgctctctcctctttccttgatctttgtgccaaaaacaaagaataacaattgaccggaacggagggagtattagactAAGTGCGTTGTATTATTAGACTTAACGAAATAGACACGAATCGGAAAACGAATTGAAAATATCTGAAATTCTGAACTCATAAACGATACAACACCAAGTACGAGAAACTGAAATAGTACCTGACTAAGAAGCAGCACCGTAAATACGTATACCTACGCTATGAAAGTAGCGTGTCCATGGATATGCATTGCGAATAACAGTTTAATAATTGCTATGAAAATTGAACACCGAGTGCAAACTGACGCCTATTGATTTAAATTCATTGTGAAGGTAATTGATTAGACGAAAAGAGAGGGAATAAAAGCAACATAATTGACCAAGCCTGAAGGTTTGAATAGGGATTATAGCGAAAGGTATTGTAATATGAGGCTGAAGAGTTATCGAAGTCGCTCAAGGACCCGACACTTCTCACAAAGAGGGTCACACATTCAATCTTTACTCTGGACTGTCTCATGGCCTGCAACAGTTTGCAGCGAGATGCAGTGTGATCTCGTCCAGGACATTAATTTTGAAATTCCGACAACTGAGGACTAAGGTTTTAATTAGAAATGCCATGTTATCATCTCTTTGGAGCATGGTTGAGTCGGGATGGATTAATTGAGCTAGGATGTATTGGCTAGCGTCTGCTATTCCGTCTAGGCTTATCACGCCAATTAACGAGTTTAGTTTTACTGAATGACTACCAGAGGAAGAACAACATCAGAATGGTTTCAAACAAGTGCTTCAAATGGTTATGTTATAATCTTGGAATTTAATTCTAGCGACTTAATTGTTGGTGTTATTCAATTGTTTGACGATAGTTGCGTAATATGATTATTTGAGGTTCATTATAGGAGAGGGATTGGGACATACAGAGCACCATCCgaaaaaaggaaaacaaaaaaaatcatctCTCGAGATCAACCAAGCAAGCGACAGGTATATTCCGTACAATAAAAGCCTTCCAATTATAATGGAAACTGGAAAAATAAGTACGCAAAATGACTTGAAGGAAGTAAGCGTGAGATTATTTGAGTGGCATGATATTGCCTTTCATATACTCTCTCCACAAAACTTTCTCCATGCCTTACCACATTTAATCTGCTCGGGGGTTGGTGGTGGAATCCATAATGACTGAAATCGTGTCATCGAGAGATCTCCCGTGTCTAGAATAGGTGTTATGGACCCGTCTTTCAAATCAAACACCCTTAAATCATCTGCTATATAGACCGAATCCGGCTTTAAACCACCAGGACCACATTGCTCAACTGGTATGGCAAATGAGTCACTTCCTTTCCCTATGAAAAACGCGTGATCATCAAGTTGAGTCGTATAACTCATCTTCTGCCCAGCCAAATCAAACCTAAACACGTCCATTGCACGCGTTTGAGGAGTGCCTAACTCCCTATTATGATACCTTACAACAAGGTACAAAACCGGGTCTCCTCGCCCACCCTCATCTCCAGTCAACACTAAATATCTATCCTGATGACACCGCGCCCTCAACTCCCTCTCAAACAACTCTATCTCATAACTGGAATCAACTGCTACATTAATCCGAGAAGTGACTTTTATATTATCAATATCATCATCAACACCAACATCATCATCATGGAGGATATCCCATAGTTCAACAGCCCACGGGCCGTGTTCATTACCATAACAGGAAAGCTTATAAACCATTTTAGTCTTCTCACAATACACGATAGGTGGATCGTCCTTGTGGAACAGGTTAGGGTACCTAATCCAATTATCGCCATTGGATTTAAGGTAAAAATCATGGTAGTTCTCAGAGGTTGGATTTTCAAGGTGACACCTGGGGTAACAAAGAAACGTTTCATTGTACTTACTGCCGAGTTTAACGTAGAATCGGGTCAACGAGTGAAGACCACAATTAGATATATCATACTCCTCACCACCGTAGAGATTGTACTTGTAACCTCCCCCACAGTGGGGAAAACCGAAATACAACCTTCCATTTTCGCAGATAAACGCGAGTGACCCCCGACTTGATCCAACACATAATAAGTAATAGTTGAGAGTGTATGCATTCAATCTGTCAAGCTTGACAAGTCTCTTATCTACAATGTTGTAGAAATTGTCGAAATCAACATACTGTGAGTCGCTCATGTCGGTTGGTACCCGTAGCCATGGTGCCGGCGTTGGTGGTAATAATATCGAGAACTGTCTCGTGTTGGTTATCGTGCTGGAACGGGTCAAGGGGGTAATATGCTTTAGTGCTCTTAGCGCAAAACCAATGCCTGCCATTGTACGTTTGCACCGGCAGACGGCAGTAGTCTTAATTTCTCCTTAGCTTTGAGGGATTTTTTTAGAAGATTTAGAGATTTCTGTTATTTGTATAAATATctttaaagatttttctaagaaAAAAAATACCTCGAATATTCTTACTCGTATAGAAATATCTATAGCTTTGCATACAAGAAAAGGGgagatttgatttgatttgatttgataaCTAAAAGTCCGGTTGTCAAATAATCGGAAGTCGTAATTATTCAGTGGGCATATAACCATATATCCAAAATAACCTACACGCAGTCGACCTGATTAACCCGTTTTCTATGACTAATATATAAAGTACTACGTAATCGCTTACCCTAAAAAAATATCATCTTGCAAAAAAATCTCTAAGCAAAAGAAATCATGATGGCTCTACGAAACATTATTATCAATCATTCTCTACTCAAATTAAAAACATATCGACAATTTTCATCATCAAGAATAATTTCAAAGAACTTGTACAAGTCATCATTGCCAGTATTATCAACACCATGGCTAATGCTTCCTCCTGATGTTAAAGACGGTCCGAATGGTCCAACTGATAACTACATGAATATAATTGACAAATCAATTGTCAAGATCGACCGTCCGACGATAGCACATGGGAGCGTGCCATTCAACACAATGTGCGTGGGGTCGGCCAGAGGCTGGGTTGCATTCGATTGTGATTCTGATGGTAGTCTATTCCTTGCTAACCCGTACATTACTGAAGCGAGCTCTCGCAATTTAGAGGCAATACTACCTCCCGATTATGGAATATTTAAAGAAGGGTTATATTTTACTCTGACTGGTGATCCACTGTCAAACAACTTTTCACTTATAATGGAAGATAGGCGAGATTATAAGGGCCATGGTGTTCAGATTGGTAACGACAATGGATGGCAGAAACAATCAAGCCCAGTAAATTCAATATCTCGAGTGGCGTACAACAGGAAGGTGAACACTGTGTACGAATTACACTTGGAGAAATCCGGGAACGATCTCCAAATTAGCTGGTGGCATCCTTTGGAGGATGATAAATATGAGAAAGAGAGTCTGGATTTATCTGTGGACCCGAAAATGATAGAAAAATATTGGGAGTTATTTATGTATTCATCTAACCACGATGCCGAGAAATACCTGGTGGTAACCGAAGAAAATGATCCACGTCTGTTCCTGGTCATTAGGCCTTTAGCTAAAGACGATGAGGTTGGAGTCTTGACTAAAAATATTGAACTGTTTGAGATTGATTTAGAGGGCGACGGGAAGATAGAATGGGTAGAGTCCATAGGCGATCAGGCGCTTTTCTTAGGAAGAAATAGTGAGCCGTTTTTCATCTCAACTCGCAACTGTTCAGGGCTCAAGTCAAATTGTGTGTATGTTGCGGATGATCTTGGTTTCTATGATTTGGAAACGAAATGTATAAAACCATTTCTTTCACTTGGGGATCTTGCCAACATTCATCCTAATGTTTATTGGGTTGCTCCTCCCTCTTTTGCTTGATGTTTTTCGATCTTTCAGTAAGGCATAGGGAGTAGGGAGTATACTCCCTTCAATCCAACTAGAGTTGTTTACGTTTGATAAAAAATCTTTACTAGAAAATAAAAATGTTTAGTAATGCCTTTAATTTCATCCTTACATTTCTAGCTATTTATTGGATAAAGATTGAATTGCATAAACGTTGAGTCCATCGTCCCTTATAGACTTCGAGTCTGTCACCCTCAGGTGACTTACttggtatacgtggtttgcagaCTATCACATATACCCGAGGATTTACCCAGTGCGCATCAAAGGTAACGGCTGTGCTTTctctcgtcaccaaaaaaaaattgaattgtttttttttttaaaaaaaataaaaaataaacttTAGCTAGTCATAATCCCCTATTTACAAAAGAAAATGAATAGAAAAAACTTCACATTTTTCCACCTAAAAACACTTTCCTATTTTAATACAATTAACTCTTATTTACTTtcctattttgataaaaatttgtTGTCTCCCCTCCATTTTTAGTCATCCCATTTATTTTCTCTTGATCTCCTAGAAAATATTTTGACCGGTTTTTTCGACACGTATATAACTTCTTAAAATTGGAGTATAAAATAATATCACTAATTTTGCgtaaaaaatattttcattaaaatacacatttcatgtCATCACATAATCTCTTGattaattttgttattttaatttattaagacaaataaaataaaataatgagaAACTTTATGAAATTAATGAATTGTCAATTTATAAtctaaaataatataataaaaattaGAACTATATAAATACCGTGCATGCAATGCACGGGTCTACACTagtcaatatctatctatctatctatattaataaaggaagcttttttcgagcgattagaGAGAGTCCAACTTTTCCGACCTGCTTTACTTATTAAATTAAATACTTTTATTTTAAAGATAAAATATGAAACAAACTTCAATTTTTATCTAAAGATGGAATCCTCAAACAAAGCAACTACAAACTCTCTGAGTATATAAACAACTATCGACCTACTTAATTTTAaactttcatgtttttttttttgtatttgtaaTTTGTGTCTGTATTTGTTTTAGACTTTTAGCTCTTTACATATTTCTTATTTGAGAGTCTAATATATTTTGCATGCGATATTATCATATTAATGCTTTGTTCATTTATTTTGCTTTGCCAGTGGTTAGAAGAAGAAAAAAGATGAATTTTGGCCTTTGAATACGATGTAAGTGCTTTCGATTCTTTTATACTCCGTATCCTACTTATACAAAATCTACTTCGTATCTGCGAGTATTTATTTTTGGGCCGCTCTAGATGATTGAATTGGTTTATAGAGGGCATATTAATTTGTTGGTTGCTTGGTTATGGATAGATCCCAAGTAACTTAATTTGTTGCTTTCTTGAAGGGTTAAAGTTAGTGTACACTTGATAATAGTCATTGTGAGATGAAATTTTAAGAATCTTTTATTATGAAAATAATTTCACTATATTCTATTTTGACGTTATAACAGGCCAAATTTAAGACTCCAAGCCATAGTGAGCAATTTATATACTTTTTTATCGGTTACAACTCTAAACATGATATTTTTATTAGGTTTCCCCTTTCCCTTATAATTTACGCAACTTATATGATTTAATGGACTGTTTTGTGATCTTATTTGCTAACTTATGATTATGATTTATTTTCCTTTTGTGCAGTGTAATATAGTCAAATACTATAGAAGAACTGGCATACTCGAGAGAAGTTGTATAGGCTTATATATGACGCTTTTCGTATTTGTTAATTGAGTTAGTCTCTTGAGACCATCCCGTACATGGTTAGTGTGAGACATATAGTACAAAGTAAGCAATGTGAAAGGTagaaataaacataaataatAGTAGGTATAGTAGGTGTAGTTTTATTTAAAAGAATTAGTCGCGCTATATTGAGGTCAAGAATAATTACAtctaatattaattataaatacagAGTAATTATGAGTATAAATCATATACTTATCTTTGTAAGAGGtatttaatcaaagataaataattgggacggagggagtaattgagGAGTTTATAATCGAAAAGACAACGTTAAAAGACCTAAATTGTCGTGAGCATCTCATGAGGTAGAGTTTACCAAATATTAGAAAAAGAGTTGGAGTAGAATTTTAAGAGTAGCTTTCTTCTCTGCCTAAtcatttatgattttttttgaggaattttatttaaGATTTTCGATAAGCaattatttttaaatttttgaaacGAAAATACAATGTTGTATGGTTATTTTAAGTACGTAAATACAAGATGTCATATATCTTCATATGCTATCTACACAAATTGTAGAATAAGACGGTTTCACGACACTCCATTTTTATAAAAAGTTTATTAATTTAttgataataaataaattatcttTTTATGTAATGGGACCGTCTCACAGTGTGAGACAATCTCAAACAAGAATTTCTGTCCTATCTACTATAATTAACCTCATTTCATTAATGAGTTTATACATGTGTATTAACTTAACTATAAAGTACATTTATGTCCACTACACACTTGTGAAAATATTAAACAGAGCTCTATATCAACTGGGGTTTTGGAAATATCTCATGAGCCAAATCCTATAATAGGATATTTTTTCGGAGTCTATAACCATATTTTCGGTGTAAACTGAAAATTGACTCAAATTCAAGTCTGACCTGAGTTATGATTTGGGACCTATCTTATTATTGAGAACATTATTATTGAGAACAAAAGATAGTTTATGATACAACTAAAATTAGATAAAGTCTTATCATAAACCATCAAACTCTATCTTTGTTGGAATCCTAATCAAACGCACTAACAAATTTTCTTAGTATAATAAACAAGTCTTTGCCTACTTATTTTTCCAACTTTTCACATTGTTTCTTAGTACTATACCTTGTATCACAAGGGATTGTTCATTTGTTAGCATAATAATAAGAGtaaattagattttactcccttttgaaatcaacttttttaaaattactcccttttaaaatctttttttaaaattactcccttaagttgcatttttttgctaaaattactccttCAAGTTgcatttttgctaaaattactctcttaagttgcattttttttctaaaattgcttcAACTCTCacaatttaagtgacttatttcCTCTTTTTTTGAACTCCCCCTACATTTGTCTACATAGTTATACCTTTCAAAGCATTGATTGGCTAAGCCACAAACTGAATAAGTTAAAAAACAGACGAAATAAGTCGCTTAAATTGGTGTTTGGAGCAATTTTATCAAAAATTGTaatttaagggagtaattttagcaaaaaaatttaaaagggagtaatttttaaaaagttgatttcaaaagggagtaaaatctaatttaCTCTAATAATAATTGTGAATTTGGTACATATGCTTTTGGCTCTCTTTTGTCAGTCTTCTTATTGTTGGTGATATTTATTGTGTTTATTGTAATAGACAAAAGTGCATTTATATGACCTTAAATCTTGATTAAcattgtaattgttattattcttTGATTTCAGTTACTGTATTTTATATAATGGTTTTGTTAGCACGTTGAATCAAATAATTGTATGTTGAGATTACGAAAGACGCTTATGGTTTGATAGAACCCACATGCCGGTGCCAAAAATCTATACCGGGAAGTTGTCTGGAGTTAACGGTTTCGGGGATCATAATTTTTGCGAAAGAAGACCCAAATAGGCACAACTATTGATTGAGAATAAATATTACTCTCCAATGTCTTCCGTCCGAAAGCAAGCACAACTATATACTGATATAGTTGTAAAACGGATTAAAATACAACCATATTAGTTGTAAATTTTGTAAAACCATCCGACTCAAATATTTGTGTTAATATAATACATCACAGTATCACACTACAAATAAGCAATCACCGTCTTAACAATGAGATTGTAGTTGTCGTAGAAGAATTCTCAATAACTTGGTATAATCCAACCTACATTTTGATCTTTATGTAGTTCAATTTTGTGaatgttgtaaaaaaaaaaaaaaaacaagaccaAAAGGTACAAGAACATTATTTTTGAGAACATAATTTTACTCAAAACGCATTTGAAAAAATTCTTGGTATTTGTAAACATAAGTCGTCTTTGCCGTAGAAACAATATTTGTCGTAGTTATGGAGTATTTATTAAGAGAAACTCTACATACTGATATGCATCACAATTCAGACACATGCATGAATACGAAGAAACTATTACTGTGTACCTTACATATGTAATAATCAGAATTTTGTTGGTATACATTGTTGAGTTCAATTCAACTCAACTTCATCCAGTTTAGTTAAGTAAGTCAATAAGTCTCATTTATAAAGGTATATCTGTCACAAGTTTGTGAAGGGTTAAATATCACCCATATGGGTAGATAAGACATAAATTAAAGTGTACAAGGAGTCACAAATGATTTGTCTTATCTAGCCATGTGGATTttacttgacccgtcacaaacTTATGAAGGATATTGGTCGtcacaaatgaaaatttgtgtaaGTTTAATTCCTATCAGCCTAAAGGACAACGCTTTGATATTGTTTAAAATCATCAGAATTTAAAAGCATTGTTCGTATATGTATCATTAGAATATTCTTAAACTATTGTACTTATATACTCAAaatcatatacggagtattacggaAAAAGCTCAACCAAtcggcccgtgcatcgcacgggcattaaatctagtctatattattaaaggaagcttttttcgagcgattatagaaaCTCCAATATTAATGAATTACTTTTAAGTCTCCAACTTTTTAAAATTACCTAATTATTTTGTGATAAGATTATGTTTTTAGTCTATCTTAATAAAAGTCGGTCAAATTGTAAATTAACAATGCTAGGATTGCTAGCACATACCGTACTTATCTTGGAGTTAGTATTTGTGTTTGAATGGGAAATAATAACTTGTGCAAGTATAAAAGGAGGTTCaagtcttcttttttttttttttttttggaaatagaGAGCATAAATTAAATCAAAGTCAAAGGTTCAAATACATCACGGGGGCGGGTCGGGGGGGGAGTGGCTCAATGGCCAACAAGAAATCGTTAGTacataaatgaagaacaaaagaggGGGCGAAATCCCAATTAAAACATCCATTACAATGAGAGGTATCTCCTAAAGCGGCCTTTGCAAGTGCGTCGGCTACTCCATTGGCGGACCTTTTTTCAAATCGAAGCTTCACGCGGGGGGACAGCTCCAACAGGTGCCTACACTCAAGGATAAGGTTAGCAAATTGGCCACAAGGGGGAGTCTTGCTCAAAATAGAAGTAACAGCATGAAGACAATCAGAAGCAATGATAAAGAAATCCATGGACTCTAGGCAAGCCACAAGACCGTCCCGAATAGCAAGGACCTCACTAACAAAAGGGTTAGGGGCGAGGAACCTACGCGACCAACCCCGAACCCAAGAGCCAAACTCATTCCTAACCACACACCCAATACAAGCCAAGGAAGAGGAGGGAGAAAAGGCCGCATCAACGTTGGCTTTGAGCCAACCACGCGGGGGAAGGGCCCAGCTACCGGGGTAGCAAGAGGCAGAAGAAAAGGTAGACAAGGGGGGGAGGGGGTTCGGGCTAGGGGAATTGGCAGAGTTCCAGGAGGTGGCAAGGGAGGAGATGGAGTCACAGAAGGAGGCGCACGAAATAGGCACAGAGCTAGTAAAGGTAGTGTCACACCGGCGAGTCCAAAGTCGCCAAAGAATGAAGGTGAAGAGGGAGGGCCAAAATGGCTTGGGCGAGGTGCAATTCTCATGAATCCACGGCTGAAGgtcaagggtgaagaaggaggcgTCCATACCAAAACGAACCCAAAAAAAGAGAGGCAAGACTACAATCACGAAGGATGTGAAGGGAGGTCTCATTAAGCGAGGGGCTAGGGCACAGGAGGCAAGAGGGGGAAAGGATGATGGATCTCTTGAAGAGAGTGAGGTTGTGGGGAAGCTTATCCCACCAGACGAGCCACAGGAAAATTTTTATTTTTGGAGGGGTAGGAAGGTCCCAGAGCCAATCAAGGGAGGGAGTAAAAGACAGGGGGAGGTTAGTATGGTTAAGGAGGGACGAATAAGCAGAGCCAATAGAGAATTTGCTCTTGGGGGCAAGGGAGGTAGAAAGGATATCAGGTTTGCTCAAGGAGGGAAGGGGAATGGTCAGGATAGCTGTCAGGATATCATCAGGGAGGACAAAGTCAAGATTGTCAAGGGCCCAACGACCATTGGAGATAATAGAATTAAGTTTTGCATTATGAGAGGTCGCATTAAGGGGGCCACAAATGAGGGTTCTGAGCGGGCCAAGGGTAGACCATCGGTCGGTCCAAAGAAAAATAGAAGCCCCGTCTCCAATGGACCAGATGATGTGAGGTTGAAGCAAGGGAAAGCCAATGCCAACACTTTTCCAAATGTGGGAGCCATTGCGGAATGAGGTAGAGTGAGAGGTCGAGTATTTGCTCAGAATTGCGTGAGAGGCAGGGGATTGTTTGTTGACAAGGATGTTCCAACTTAGCTTAGTAGAGAAAGCATCATTAAGGGGGCGGGCGGCTTTGATGCCCAAACCCCCAAGGGAGGTGGGTTTAGTGACGAGGTCCCAGTTAGAGAGATGGAGCTTCTTTGATGAAGAGCCCGACCAAAGAAAGGATCGGGTTATCTTGTCAATATCATCAAGAATAGATGCCGGGAGTCGGATGCATTGCATAGAATGGGAGGGGATGGCATTCAGCGTTGATTTGATGAGGCAAAGTCTTCCAGCTTTAGAAAGGAATTTAGTTTTCCAACTAGAAAGTTTGGATCGAAGGGCGTCGATGATATGTCGAAGGTCGGCTTTCTTAGGCTTGGTTCCTTTAAGGGGGAACCCAAGGTAAGTGCCGAGATTAGAGGTGGCTTTTATACTTAGGGCGGTCTCGAACAAAAGGATACTCTCAGTGGAAGTGTGCTTAGAAAAGGAAATCTTACTTTTGGAGAAGTTGATTTTTTGTCCAGAAGATGAACAAAAGTTGAAGAGGATGTCTTGGAGGGCGCACAAGTTTTTTTCATTGGCACGCCCAAAGAGGAGAATGTCATCGGCGAATAGAAGGTGAGAGAAGGAAGCTCCGCCTTTCCCTAAGGGAAAGGGGGACCAGTCGAGGTCTAAACAGGACTGATGGATGAGAGTAGAAAGGGCTTCCATGCAGATGATGAAGAGGTAGGGGGAGAGAGGGTCACCTTGTCGGATTCCTCTAGAGGGAGAGAAGCTCTGTAAGAGAGTTCCATTCAAGACCACTCTGGTAGTGGAGGAGGAGATACATTCCATGATGAGGGAGATAGTATCAGAATCTAT from Silene latifolia isolate original U9 population chromosome 5, ASM4854445v1, whole genome shotgun sequence encodes the following:
- the LOC141654969 gene encoding uncharacterized protein LOC141654969 → MALRNILNHSLRKLKPYRQFSSSTIISKNLYKSSLPILSTPWLMLPPDVKDGPNGPSDNYWNIIDKSIVKMDRPIAHGSVLFNTKCVGSAKGWVAFVCDSDGSLFLANPYATEASCRKLPGLPEGIHRDGLHFILVGDPPSNNFLLLNYSYGKHGCEIGNSNGWRHNEFRPSQALRSRLAYNRKANTVYESHLERSGKLQIIWWHPLMDCKCTENRWVLSPPLDPNVIGKYMELNEGYPEDHGVETYLVVDTEENNPSLFFVIRHFARQDGIQWETKDIELYKIDLEGDGKLERVESIGDQALFIGRNSEPFFISTHKCSGLKPNCVYVAEDLGYYDLETKSITPFLSLGDLANIRPHVYWVAPPYSYV
- the LOC141654970 gene encoding uncharacterized protein LOC141654970 gives rise to the protein MALRNIIINHSLLKLKTYRQFSSSRIISKNLYKSSLPVLSTPWLMLPPDVKDGPNGPTDNYMNIIDKSIVKIDRPTIAHGSVPFNTMCVGSARGWVAFDCDSDGSLFLANPYITEASSRNLEAILPPDYGIFKEGLYFTLTGDPLSNNFSLIMEDRRDYKGHGVQIGNDNGWQKQSSPVNSISRVAYNRKVNTVYELHLEKSGNDLQISWWHPLEDDKYEKESLDLSVDPKMIEKYWELFMYSSNHDAEKYLVVTEENDPRLFLVIRPLAKDDEVGVLTKNIELFEIDLEGDGKIEWVESIGDQALFLGRNSEPFFISTRNCSGLKSNCVYVADDLGFYDLETKCIKPFLSLGDLANIHPNVYWVAPPSFA